In Chromatiaceae bacterium, the DNA window ATGTCAAGTCGGGCGGTCAGACTCCCCTCTCCGGCGCCTTGCATTCGGTCGTCCTGCTGGCCATCGCCCTGGGCGCTGGCGCCCTGGCGAGTAACATCCCCAATGCCGTGCTGGCGGGCATTCTCATCAAGGTCGGCATCGACATTATCGACTGGGACTATCTCAAGCACCTGCGCCATGCCCCCAAGGCTGGCGTGACCATGATGCTGGTGGTGCTGGTGATGACCGTTTTCGTCGATCTCATCATTGCCGTGGCCACGGGTATGGTCATGGCCAGCATGGTCTTCATGAAGCGCCATTCGGATCTGCAACTCCAGAGCATCAAGACCATCCGTGAGGTGGACGAGGACATCCCCTTGTCGCCGGAGGAGGCGGAAATTTTCCGGGCGGCCCAGGGCCGTATCCTCCTCGTCCATCTGGGTGGGCCCATGAGCTTTGGCGCCGCCAAGGGCATGGCGCGGCTCCTGGCCCAGTTCGACGAGTACGACAGCCTCATCCTAGAGTTGACCGACATGCCCCAGATCGACTTTACCGCCTCGCGCGCCCTCTTCGATATGGTGACGGACGCCAAGTCCATGGGGCGCGAGGTCTTTCTGGTCGGCACCCGCAAACCCGTCCAGGAGATGTTGACCAGGCAGGGCATCATCGCCGAGGTGCCCGCGGGCCATCGGGTCGAGAGGCGTCTGGTCGCCCTCCAGGAGGCCCAGCGCTTGTTGCGGGCGAAGCAGGCCTAGACCTGGGCATGAGTATCGAAGCCGAAATTGCCTCCTCCCTGACGACCAATATCACCAGCGTCCAGCCGATTCTGGACCGCTACGGGCTGTGGGCCCTGTTCGTCAGTTGCTTGGTGGAGGGCTTTGGTATTCCGCTCCCGGGCGAGACCCTGCTGATTGCCTGCGCCCTGAGTGCCGCGTCTGGCAACCTGGATCTCGCCAGCGTGCTCACGGTGGCCTGGGTGGGAACCCAACTGGGGGACATCATTGGCTTCCTCATTGGGGGGTGGGGCCTCAAGCGGTTGCTCAGGTCGGGGGCGGTTCAGGATCAGAAATTACGCAAGGCGGAGGCCCTCTTTTCCCGCTGGGGCATTGGCCTCCTCATGGTCGGCCGTTTCCTGGATGGTATTCGCCAAACCAGTAACATGGCCGCCGGTGTCCTGGAGATGCCCTGGTGGCGTTTTCTGCTCGGCACCCTGGTTGGCACTAGCCTGTGGGTGGGCACCTTCGGTCTGGGCGCCTATCTGCTGGAAGAGGATTTCCATGCCATTGTCGCCTTCCTGGAGCCCCTCGGGCCCTATGGACTGGCGATAACCGCCATCCTCCTGCTTGGCCTGATCTTCTATCTGATCAGGCGTGGGCGGCCGCAAGGGGCGGGGAAGTCATGAGACCTTGCGCCCCGCGCGGGGGAAACGACTTTTAGCTTGACGCCCGGAATTCCGCTTACTAAGATGCCCTCTTATAATGGCTACGTAGCTCAGCTGGTTAGAGCGCAGCACTCATAATGCTGATGTCGCTAGTTCGAATCTAGCCGTAGCCACCAAAACACGAGACAAATAAGCCCCTTAATAGGGGCTTTTTTATATCTGTCCTCAAGGCATCGCCTGGTCTTCCCCTCATCAAAATCAGGGCCTTATCCCCTGGCTCACTCAAAACCCCCTGCGCGGGCGCCGAGCCAGGAATCCAGGGCCTCATCATCTGGAGTGCCTGCCGTGGTTCGATCGAATCCCAGACTTGTCACTTGGCTTACCGGAGCGTTTGGGCTCTGGTCCATGGTAGGCCAGGCCAGCGCCACGGTTTTCTGCGTCAACAGCGCGGTCACCTTGCAAAACGAACTCCTCGGGGCCGCCGCTAACGGTCAGGACGACGAGATCCGGATCGTTCAGGGGGTCTATTCCGGCAACTTCGTCTATTCCAGTGGCGAGGCCAAGGCGATAGCGCTGCTGGGCGGCTACACGGAAGGCTGCGCCAGCCGTGCCCTTGACCCGACCAATACCATCCTGGACGGCCAAGGGACCGGCAGGGTGCTGGCGCTGTTGGCGCCGGATGTGGCGGCGGAGTTCACCCTCGAGGGCCTTACCCTGATGAATGGCAAAGCCACTGCCGCGTCGGTCGATAATGGCGGTGGCCTACTGGCGAATGCCGGTACGGAGGGTCTGGTCACCGTCCGGCAGAGTCAGATTCTTAATAATACCGGAGCGGATGGGGGTGGCGCTTATCTGCGGGCGGGCATCCTCTCGCTCACCGGCAACCGCATTCATGATAACGAATCCCGCCAGGGTCATTATGGCGGCGGTGGCGCTATTGTTTTTGGCAGCGCGGATCTTAGCCATAACCGTATTCAGGGCAATAGCTCCACCCTTTGCGGTGGCGGCGTCCTGCTTTTTGCCAGCCATGCCATCTTGACCGAGAACCTCATTGAGGATAATTCCAGTTCGCGGGGTGGGGGCGTTTGCGCCTATAACCATTTCTCTATCACCCGACTGAACCACAACCGTATTAATAATAATCGTGCGAGCGAAGGTGGAGGCATTGCCCTTTATGCCCCCGATGGCGGTGCCGCCCTGCTGGTGGCCAACCAACTCCAGGGCAACAGCGCCGCCTCCCAGGGAGGCGGTGTTTGGGTTAGGGGCAGGCATCTTGACGTCACTTTTATTAACAACCGCTTGTTGGGAAATAGCGCCCCTGAAGGTGGGGGGCTTTACGGAAGGATGGCCGATGCCGGGACGATGCTCATTAACAATACCCTGAGTGATAATGAGTCACAGGCTGGCGGTGGGCTAAGTCTTTATCTCGAAGGACCGGAGACCGCGACAAGGGCCCAACTTTATAACAATCTCTTCTGGCATAACCAGGCGCAGGCTAACCACGGCGAGGATTTCAGGATCTTTAATAGCACGGCCTCGCAAGTCACCCTGTTAGCCAACAACTTTAATTGGACACCCACGACGGGATTCTGGGTCAATTCGCCGGTTTATATTGACGCGAGCAATCTGAATACCCTGGACCCGCAATTTGTTGATGCCGTGAGTGGGGACCTGCGCCTGCGGGCTGTTTCGCC includes these proteins:
- a CDS encoding DedA family protein codes for the protein MSIEAEIASSLTTNITSVQPILDRYGLWALFVSCLVEGFGIPLPGETLLIACALSAASGNLDLASVLTVAWVGTQLGDIIGFLIGGWGLKRLLRSGAVQDQKLRKAEALFSRWGIGLLMVGRFLDGIRQTSNMAAGVLEMPWWRFLLGTLVGTSLWVGTFGLGAYLLEEDFHAIVAFLEPLGPYGLAITAILLLGLIFYLIRRGRPQGAGKS